A window of Salmo trutta chromosome 33, fSalTru1.1, whole genome shotgun sequence genomic DNA:
AAGGTGGTCTGATGCAAGTCACGTACTAAGGTAAGAAAAAGATCAGAAGTTCTGTAAATGTATTTCAGCATTTGATCATTTCTGTTCTGCTGTAGGTACGTTTCAACACAGATCCCAAAATTGCTTGTACgcgattgagaaaaactgtaggTGGAGACCTCAGGCTTAATTAGGTTTATTGGCCTTGGAGAAAAATCAAAGAGACTCAGAAAACCCAGTGACACAACAGAATGGAGTAATCACACCATTGGAGAACTGCATATGGAGGATAAGAGTGTTCTTCACTGGCAGCAGTGTATGATAATAGCCAGCCAGACATTGGATATGACAGCTCTTCAGTCTCAGCGAGACAAAAGCTCCCTTGACATTAACACTTATGTGATTATGTGATGTTCATTGTAGTTTGTTCTCATGTTACTGTCGTTTTTACATCTGATATAGGGACACAAACAGTGTTGACAGATCTTTGAAATAGGAAACAAATTGTACAGCATGTCATAAATTCCTTTGTTTCAATAAAATCAGTGATGCTCCATTGTAAGATTTTGACATCTGAAATGTAATAATACCAAATGGCTGTAGTGTATGGAACTTGAGAGTTGTGCAGTGTAGAGACTTCAACAGACTGCTGAATGGAGAGCTGGATGAAAGAGGAACCTCACATTGATATCAATGCAAAATGGACAGAAAAACAATCAGTGTAGTGTGGCGACTGACCGTAGGCCGTGTGCCCTCAGCTCCCGGCTGGTCCGTAACCTGTCAAGGTCCTCCACGTCTCGGAACAGGAAGAATACATCTTTGCATTCTGGATGGGTCTCAAACAACCTGTTACCAAGACAACAGACATTCATGAGCCTCCAAGAGCCAGTTTCATAAAGCCTGCCTTAAACCAAACTGACATATTCATTCCCTCACAAAAAAACATCCCTCCGTCCTCCAAGTTCTCCGACTGACTACATAACAGAGTTCAAGCAAGGCTGTAAATAAGGTGTTGAAAGTAATTATTAGTGTTGTAATGTAAGTGTTGAATCATCTGTTGATATTGTGATTTGGTTAAGCCTTGCCTGTCTCTATCCTTGTAAATATCTGTCTTCAAGGTGGCATTACAAGTCATCCCATCTGAGCCACGCAGTGATTTTAAGAACTTCTCCATTAGATGTGATTGTGCCACTGAGCCCCTTGTAGTTCTCAGTCCTGGCTGCGCTCTCATCATCAGTCCTTCCCTGCTGGGCTCCAGGCCTACTACGGGCTGCAATCACACACAGCATCAAACCACTCAGTGTCAGGGGTGACCAGTATagccttctctccttctccccttacAGAGTTGTAATGACTTCCTCTGCCTTCTCAGACCCAGTCATACAAGAGTCAAATGGTACATAAGTTCCAAAAGCCCACAATAAGCTCAGATACAGTGCAGGCacagaatgtatgtgtgtgtgtgtgtttgtgtttgtgggtgcgtataggtatgtatgtgtatgtgtgccccatccctcctcctcacagcctcTACCTCAATCACCTCCAGCTCCAGTTTACCAAGATATTTCATTCATGCTGCAGTCCTATCAGGTAGCTATTCCAGCAGAGGCGTCTATCTTCAAATAGTCATGTAATCACTAAACCCAATGCCCTGCTGTGGCTTCCATAAAGCATACatcactatatacagtacataccatTAAAGCTCTGTAGAATCTATAGGATCCATGCAtgaataacttggctttatattGCTAATTATCTCCTCCCCCTTCCCATGTTTGTGTTTCCCCCCCAGCCCTCTGGTCCATCATGTTATGAAGTGGGGTACAAGAGCTTGCACCTACACTTCCATTTCCACCTCTTACTGcctctgtgtgagagagaaaatgaCCTTGTCATATTCACACTCACAGTTGTATCACAGCCAATTGCCACTGTCATAAACACAAGGCCCATGAAAGACAGATGAATAGGAGCAGAGAAGAGGTGTGTGAGAGGTGATTTCAAAATGGGTCTCTGAATGGTTGCTATGTTTTCCTAGCATTAACAATACATTATTTTCTGAATTTTGGCTGATGATACAAGAGACATGTTTCAGGGGACTTAAAATGACACATTCATTACACGGAATTATGTCAAAATTACTAGAACcttaaaataatataattaatGACAGAAAAGAAAAGTAATAATGcaaaagaaaataaacaaaaacatctTCATATTCTAGACATATGCTGCACTGAATGTAGACCTGAATACATTATATTATAATTCTGTTACTAGGTGAGATGGATATCAAGATAAGTAGATTTCTAGATGAGCCCTATTGTTATAGGACCCAGAATATTCTTCACCGTGAATGCCGTTCTTCATTTATAGTCACGATGTAATTCATACCACACCTCATTGATGTAAGGGAAATTACCCTTGTCTCTGTTGCTCCCACACAGCTACAGAAAACAATAGTTAAAGAGCTTCACACCTCAAACTACAGTACATTTAAatcataataataaatacacaatgattaatgataacttggatatatacaaggggtaccagtactgagtccatgtgcagggttatgaggtaattgaggtagatatgtacgtataactaggaataaagtgacttggcaacaggatagacaattagcagtagcagcaacgtatgtgATTAGTCAAAacaagttagtgcaaaaagggtcaatgcagatagttaaatagttaaccaaatagctacccggactacctatttagcagtcttatggcttgggggtagaagctgttcagggtcctgttggttccagacttggtgcatcggtaccgcttgccttgaggtagcagagagaactgtctatgacttgggtggctggaggctttggcaatttttagggccttcctctgacaccgcctggtatagaggtcctggatggcagggagctcagccccagtgatgtactgggccgtacacactaccttctgtagtgccttgaggtcagATTCCAAGGAATTGCCATTCCAAGTTATGATGCAGACAATCAAGATGccctcaattgtgcatctgtagaactttttgaggatctgagggcccatgctaaatcttttcagcttcctgagaaggaagaggtgttgtcgtgcccacttcaccactgtgttggtgtgtgtggaccatgatagatccttagtgatgtggacaccgaggaacttgaagctctcgacccgctctagtacagccccatcgatgtgaatgagGGAGTGCtgggccctccatttcctgtagtccacaatcagctccctTGTCTTGCtgaggttgagggagaggttgtggtcCTGGCAGTCTCTGACCTCACTAtgggctgtctcatcatcgtcggtgatcaggcctaccaccgtcatgtcgtcagcaaacttaatgatgccGTTGGAGTCGTccgcggccacgcagtcgtgggtgaacagggagtacaggaagggacttgGCACGCACCCCTgattgagggtcagcgtggcagatgtgttgttgcctaccctcaccacttgggggcagtccgtcaggaagtccaggatacagttgcagagggaggtgttcaatcCCAttgtccttagtttagtgatgagcttggagggcagtCAGGGCACTAAGGTGTTgagcactgagctgtagtcaatgaacagcattctcacatacagtgccttcagaaagtattcataccccttgacctgttccacattttgtgttacagcctgaattcaaaatgtataaaatatatatttttcctcttacccatttacacacaataccccataatgacgtgaaaacatgtttttagatttttttttcacatttattgaaaatgtaatacagaaatctctcatttacacaagtattcacacccctgagtcaatactttgtagaagcacttttggcagcgattacagctttgagtctttctggataagtctctaaggATTTGGCAACATTTGTACATTATTCTtttcataattcttcaagctgtcaaattggttgttgatcattgctagacaacccttttcaggtcttgccatagattttaaaatagatttaagtcaaaactaactcagCTACTCAGGTAAATTCACTGTCTtcctggtaagcaactccagtgtagatttttgccttgtgttttaggttattgtcctgctgaaaggtgaattcctctcccagtcccaAGCCTTTTGCGCGTATGACTGTACATGTAGTCTACAGCATCCAGGCATGAATGGGATTCAGTGACATCCAGAGTGCCCGAGCACGTCATAAGAGTTAATCCTCTGTAACCTTGAGGGGCGGGGAACCATTTCTTTCCTAGAACAATCGCTAAAAGCGCAACGCTGCCCAGGCCTACTGTAGTAGGCTATGCATATAGATCTAACCGATTTTCCATGTAGGTGAATGACAATTAAAACAATGTGAAGAGATACGATTAATCAATGGCATCAAAATGAAGTTTTATAATATGTTTATCATATTTGTCACAATTGTCCAATAACTAGACTACAACCTTGTGTTTGCACCAACTGGGAGTCTTTAAATCCTCAGGGCAGCTAGGGACTTGCTATTATAACATTCAATTCAACCAACCAAGGGATTGATGATTGGTTGACTCGATCaggtagttgaatctgtgctggAACACAAGGCTACACACCCTGTGGGTCTCCTGGACCAGGATTGAAGAACCCTGCATTAAGTCAGTAGTCCtgtaataaactattgggtttgATATATCCTGTTTATAATTTCTTCTGAGAGCAGCATTAGTTGTTCCGTTGTCATGTGTTACTGCTGAAACGTCAGGAACAGCATAAACTACCAAGTCTGTTAAACTTTAACCGTTGGTCACTATCAGATAAAGGATCCTCTATAAACATCTCTGCCTGAATTTCCCCCCTAATATGGTTATACATTATTTCCGTCATTCAGTTATGACCTAAAAAGGGTTTTGCAAAGGGATGTTAGGATATTGCAATAGTAAGACCCAGTCATTCAGAATAACTTAACTCAGCAAGACATGGAATCCATTTTTCATTTGATTATTTTTCCTACTGACATTAACCACAAATAATGATGTACTGTAATTTCAATAGCTCAGATTTTATTGAGCATATTTGCCATTTCAAGTATAAAATTATTCTGTGCCGTTTCTGGAATGCAAAGGTCTACGAAGATGAGGATCATTTTATAAATAACAAGAAAATAGATCAGAAAACAACTCCAGTGATGTATGGAAACAATCATAGTACTGAGGAGTAGCTAAATATGGCACATTTGGCTGAATAGTAGACAGCGCAGACATCTCCCATTTTAAACAACTGAAGGAAAAACACTTTGACCAAAGGTCAAACAGGGTTGAGTGAATCCTAATGGCTGTAAATCCGCAATAAATAACTTAAAAATGGTGGCCCAGCCTTCCAGATTTACTCCCATTTATATATTAAGTCGCATATCTCTTTTCACTATTTCCTTGCTTATGACCCTCACAATTGAATCACAAATAGAGGATGACCATTGCATCattacatggggggggggggaaaattGGGTAATCTGGACAGATCTACTTCAATATGCTGATGTTTTTTCTCCAAACCATTTTCCTTATATACATAGTCATTCTCTTCatgtaaacacatttcatgaTGGTGTAAGAACAAGACACATTTACAACTATTTACACATTTTACAAAGTCACAACATATTCTCTCATGGGGTGCTCTTGATTATCCAATATCCCTAGTAGGTAACATCAGAAGTGAGAAAAGAGACTGGATGTGCGATAAGGTGATAATACAGACAAAAAGTAGAAAATGAACATGAAAATGGTACTCCTAACACAGTAGCAGTAGTTACTGCCTAATAGACAGTATTTATATTCATATTTCTCAACGTCAATTGCATATATAGGTAAGAAAAGGCTTATTTCATTACAGAAAGCGATCAAATAGGCGTGGCATTTACAGTGTTTGACCCCAAGTTCTGGAATTTTGCTCGTAGTTTTTTTACCAGACTACTCTCAATCTTTTTGTCTGAAGTCAGTGCAGACCTCTTGGCACAGTACTGGTAGTCGAGGCTTTTTGAGATTTTAAGTTTGGTCTTTCCTTTAGCTCCTTGCTCCTCCACTCTCGTCTTCCCTCCAGTCTCCTCTGGCCCATCGCCAGCAACCCTCTCCACTATAATAACCTTGTGCTCGTTGGGCAGGGTAGCCTGACCAGCCATGTAACAGCTCCTCATTGTCTCCTGAAGGTTCTGCAGCTCCTGTAGAGGCAGTGTTCCTAGCAAGTGATCAAAAGAGTGCCACCTGCAAAGCCGTGGCTGAGCCTCTCCCACAGAATCCCCACCCTGGTGGTCCATGGATGACATAGTCTCAAGTGAGTCTGTTAGTCCACTGTTAGTGTCTGTGGAGCAGTTGCAGCTGGATGAGTAGCCATCGGGgctccatgaggtactgaagcCCTCAGTGCAACTCTGCATCCTCTCTGGGACGGAGCAGCTATGGCTGACAGGTGATGGGTGGGAGGAACCAGGGTCCAGCCTGTGGTTAGTGTATTTGGAGCGCAGCTCCTGGACATCTGGCCAGTGGAAACTCTGTGTCTGCACTGGGTTGTGAGGACTGTTGGGACAGGGGGACGTGACCCGTGAGCTAGCCCCAGAGTTGAAACTTGGGACTGGGCTTGGGGTCCTCCGCTCATGCACGACCACCTGCTCATAGGATTTGAGTGACAGTGTCAGGTTAGGCCTACCTGCATACACAGAAAGACAGGGCAGAGATCAGGGACAGCAGTTTGATCATTTTAGCTTTGCAGATTAGAGTATCAAATCATAATGGGTCAGCAAAACATTAAAACAGATCCCTGACAGCTTACCCCAGTCTCTCCTTTGGACCTTCTCCTCATAGACAGCTGGCAGGTTCTTAAGGGCAAGGTGGTTCTCAGCCTCCATGTTTCTCTGCCTCACCACGGGCCTGCTTTTCTTGATGCGCTGGCTGTACTGGCGGGCCAGTTGGAAAACCTTGTTCTTCGTCTTCTCCATATCCTGCAGAATCAGGTCCTCTTCCACCCCTGAACGCAGGCTGATGATCCTGGGGAGGGGAGCTCTACTGACTGTGCCTCTCTCCCAGGACTTGGGAGTCTTATTCTGGCAGGACTCCTGCCCTGAGAAGGGGTCTGGGGAGGTTGTGATGGGTGATGGGGATTCCTCTGAGACAGCACCCATGTCTGACTCCTCCAGGATCCTCAGGGGCTCGATATACTCAGCTTCAGGGCTCTCGCTGCTGGTTCCCCCCTTCCGGGATAGATGTGATCTGGGATGGACAATGTCCTCTGTACCCTGGATACCATTGGGTTTCCCAAGGCTCCCATAAACCTCCTCCATCTCTATGTCTTGCCACACTTGGACCATGTCCAAGGATGGTCTGAAGAACTCATCCTCGTCTCCAACAGGAGCATCATTGACACTCTGGGACCTGGGCTTGACGTCTGCAGCTTTTTGTGGCTCCAGCACAGGGGTATTATTAGTCCTCTGCTCTTTTTCTAAGCCAGGAAGGTCGAACACTGACCAGGATGTGGGCCGGTTGTTCGGAGAGACCTTCCTGTGGCCTGGAACTGCTTGGTCCTGGGGTTTGCTGTTGAGCTGCCGGCTCAGGTGTCTGACCAGGCCTGCAGGAATATAGGACAGGCTCTCCCTGCGCTTGATGCTGAAGCTGGCATCCTGGTGCTCTGCATGCTCATAGTACCTCCTGATCTTGTGGATGAGTATCCGGTCCTGCTTGGAGAGAGTGGATCTGCGCTCCACCTCCATGAGGTGGTCTGGTCTAGGGGCAGGCGTAGAGGTGTTGCCTTTCAGGAGCAGTGGGTGCTCTGGGGTGGAGTTAACCAGGGTCTGGACCTCCTCCTCGAGCTCGGTGTTCAGACAGGGTGTGCTGCTGCTCTTGCTGCCTAGCTGAGGTGAGGGGCAGCCCAGGGAACACAGATCCTCTGAGACCACCAGGCTGCCGACAAAATGCTCAGTGATTACACTGCCCTGGTCCAACACAGAGGCAGGCAGGATGCGGCTGGTCTCAGTTCCCACCGCCGCACCAAACTCTGAACACACTCCATTTGTCACTGATGAGTTCATCTCGTCCTGTTGGACAGAGCAgtcactctcctcttcctcccctcccgcTTCCTCTACTCCTCCCCCCCAGATACCCCTCTCAGGCTCCAGTGTCTGAGACGTCTCAGGCTGTCTGGGAGGCAGGGTCGGCGAAGCATCAGGCTCTGTGTATAGGGGTGGGTTCGCCTCACTCTGTTCCATCACTACTACCGTAGGAGCACTGCTTTGAGGAGGCACCTCCTCCACATACACCTGGATAAGGAGGAAGGAAGATGAATATTAACATCAGGATGGAATAAAGCAATATGGATATGATAAGCCAACAGGTAGTTATAAATCACCAGTCATTATCTGACATTGGCTCAATGAGCCAAGTCAAATGATCAGGTTAAATCTGCTACAGCAGCCATGATCTCTGATCCATGTCTGGTAGTGCATGTAGTCGAATATTCTGACAACATGACAGAGTCACAGTAGAATGTGTAATAAAACGATCAGAGCATTTTGATTCCATTTTTATCTTTATAGATAATTCCTCACAATTGCCACCGGCCATTTCATACGCCCCTGCTGAACTCTGCTGTAAAATGTAGCACTTTAAAAAACAGTATAACAGTTTTAATTTCACAGATTTGACCCCAGTGTGCAGTTATAACAGACTCATTTCCAGCTGCAGTCTGGCtgtggcagagtgtgtgtgtgtgttggggaatGCAGTGGGAGCTGCGGGTAAGAAATAAGGGAGGGATCAAAACAACTTGTTACACTCGGCTTGGAAGCAGACAGAGCACCCAGGATCTATCAAAATGTTCCCTGTCCATGAGAGATGACAGGGGGCAACAGCACGGAGGGGACATTCATTTACAGGGCATAAATACACAACCGCAAAGTTGTATTAGATCAGAACCATTTTGGACCACCTACCAGTCTTCCAAAATTCCCATCCCCTCAAAAGATTAAGACTTTTCTGTTAGTATCCCCTGTATTTGAGATATACAGTACGACAAAAGAAAACATTAATCTGTTCAGAATCTCTTGAAGCCTAGTCTCATGTGacagatttggttctgggtgccaAGCTCACCTTAACTTTGACCCAGCCAGTCCAAACTCTTCATACCTGGTCAGTGAAGGTCTCCTCTGTAGCCAACTCGCTGATCTCCTGGGCTGAtgtctccatcctctccccctTTGGTCCCTTCTTAACTAGAACCTCATGGTGTTCTTCATCCTGGGGTAGCAGAACACAACATGAAAGGGACTGCAGCATGCTCAGGGTGAACACTGGGTCTTAGATGGCCAAATCCATACAGCGGAGTATCACAAGACTTCTCTATCATCTGGTTCCAGACAGTCACAAGCTGGGCAGCACTGATTTGCATTTGGTTTTAAAGCACCTGTGTGACAATACATACATTATATAGACAGCTGACATTCATATTACAGGATGGTCAACACTCAAGCCATTTTAATGCTATTATAGCAATTAACCTTAATAAAGCTCCTCTATAGTTTTGGGAAAAATCAAAAGGGAAACCTTTTAACTAACGTGAAGACCAAAGCACATATTATCCTGACTCCCTGATTTGACAGCCAAATTCACCTTTGAAGTCATACATCAGCTCTGTGGATCCACTGACTCAATGCAAATGCACCCATCAAATAAGCACTAGGCTAATTGCTAACTTGTTTCCTCTATAATGTTGATTTTCAAAGCAAATtgtgtcacatgcgctgaatacaacagatgtaaaCCTTACCTTTTaatgcttccttacaagcccttaaccaacaatgtataTCAATGATGTATGTATAGATCAATGACggcgctcttgctgcgggtgattctttgatccacctctacgcagacgacaccattctgtatacatctggcctttctttggacacttaaACTTTAAAacgagcttcaacaccatacaacactcctttctcggcctccaactgctcttaaatgcatgctcttcaaccgatcgctgcctgcacccgcctgcccgacaagcatcactactctggacggttcggaCTACAAATATGTGGACAATtgtaaatacctaggtgtctggctagactgtaaactctcattccagactcattaagcatctccaatccaaaattaaatctagaatcggcttcctattttgcaacaaagcctccttcactcctgctgccaaacataccctcgtaaaactgactatcctgccaatctttgacttcggcgatgtcatctacaaaatagcctccaacactactcagcaaattggatgccgtctatcacagtgccacccgttttgtcaccaaagccccatatactacccaccactgcaacctgtaagctcttgttggctggtccttgctacatattcgtcgccaaacccactggctccaggtcatctacaagtctttgctaggtaaagccccgccttatctcagctcactggtcaccatagcagcacccacctgtagcacgcactccagcaggtatcactcactggtcatccccaaagccaacacctcatttggccgtctttccttccacttctctgctgccaatgactggaacgaattgcaaaaatcactgaagttggagacctatctccctcactaactttaagcgtcagctgtcagagcagcttactgatcactgcagctgtacacagcccatctgtaaatagcccatccaaccacctacctacctcatccccatatttacTTTTCTggtcttttgcacaccagtatttctactttcaCATCCTCATCTACACatatatatcactccagtgtaaattgctaaattgtaattactttgccactatggcctatttattgccttacctccttaccacacactgtatacagatgtttatattgtgttattgactgtacgtttgtttatcccatgtgtaactgttgtttttgtcacactgctttgcttcatcttggccaggttgcagttgtaaattagaacttgttctcaactggcctacctttaaataaaggtgaaatattttttcttttatgcagttaagaaaatatacatagcctcgttattgttattttactgtgttacttttcatttagtaaatattttaaccaacaatgcagttcaagaaatagttaagggcttgtaagtaagcatttcacggtaagttctacacctgttgtatttggcgcatgtgacaaatagcatttgatttactaaataaactaaagtaaaaaaagtgTCACAATAAAATAACTAAgctgtatacaggggtaccagtacagagttaatatgtacatgtaggggtgaggtgactatgcatacataATTAACAGCAAATAGCAGCAGGGTAAAAAAATggctcttatggcttggggttagaagctgttaaggagccttttggacctagacttgacactccagtaccgcttgccacgcggtagcagagagaacagtctatgacttgggtgtctgaaggctttgacaatttttggggtctGTAATGCCCCGCAACACACGAGAAAAGCATGGTAGTGTGCGTGTTAACCATTAGGACTGGGAACTGCCAGAGACCTCACGATACAacattatcacgatacttaggtgccgatacaatACGTATTGAAAttgtcacgattctatatgtattgcgattcaaaACTGTGAtatgatgttccaaacatattgctcactatatatctgctgcagagagacaagagagcatGACAACATTTggtttgatcagtcatggaaataaaagtgctgataACATGTTGGCTCTACTAAAAAaagagatggagaacaagctataggatgaaaaataccagagttttggcgcaggtacaACCGACTAGCGCTAGCTAAGGCTACCTAGCaacaaaacaacaatttaattaaATCGATACTGAGTCAAGTATCAATATAATATCATCCAAAATTCTATTACGATGTAACTGTTGATTTTTCCCACCATCACTATTACCCATTCCATTCTAAAAACCTCAAATTCAAACAATAACAGACCTTTTAATAGTCACATTTTCCCCAACATTCAATGAAGTCACAAACATGATGATTTATAAATCTGATCTGTAGTGACCAGTCCATGATACTGATTGTTGTTACCATTCCTGGAAGGTTTAGTCCATGCAGTTATTATGTGAGTGTGAAAATCAGAATCATTCCATGATTATGGCAAATGGTAGCTGGGTTTTAGTGAATTGCATCAAGGCTGAGgtaaacagagagggagatggctgATTGGcaagccagtgaaattgcagaggaAATGGGAGACCCATTGGTGGCAGTGAGCCTCACCGTTGTGAACCGAGCAGAAAGTAAAGCCCTGGCCCTATAGTACCAGCAGGAGATGGCTGCCAGCTTGGAGCTGGCAAAGTCGGCTACCTGGTTATCCTCCATCAGAATATCTGTGTTcatctcccccttctcctcctcctgctgctcagTGCCCCCCTGGCAGGGTAAGGACCCTGGCTTAGGGTCCTCACTGGGACTCAGGCCGCAGGAGGGCATCTCCTCCGGGGCTCCCAGCACACCAGGCCTCTCAGCCTCACCTAGACTGGATCCCAGCATACTGACACTAGCAGTTGGCTGCAGGGAACGCCTGTCCCCCAGAAGAGCACCTTCACTGTCTGCGTGCTGTAGCTTCAAGTCACAGAGAGTTGAGGTGTTATTGCAAGGCCAGCATAGAGATGTTCCTTTTTAATGTAATTGCAAGGTGTTGAAAAGAATGGTATCAATGTGACTGCTTTAGCACGGCGTGAGATATGAAGGTACAACAATGTGATCATGCCAAGCCAGCATGCTGTGTGCCCCACATTGTGAACACATCACTAATCAACACAATCCTGAGACAGAAACCTCTGCCTTTATTAACACAATATGGTTCAGCCCAATAAGCTTAGAGTAGCAATTCCTCTATTGGGGTTAATTTCTCTCAGCAAGGTTTTTTCTGCATTTCCTTTCAGAGTCAGTGTCAAACCTGTGAGAACAACATCTCACTGGACCACATTGAACGGAGTCAACCGATTTCCCTTTCCTGCACAGAGGAGAAGAAAACATGGCAGGGAAAAATGTACTTTCATCATTGGGAAGCTTACCTTCAGAATGGCTGCAAGTCAGGAGAAGATAATGAAGAGGAGAAAATATGAGAA
This region includes:
- the LOC115172670 gene encoding pleckstrin homology domain-containing family G member 3 isoform X3, producing the protein MPEESHSALHKGPMGEESPQLYSALSISGGHERQDSYSRLCTDPSAGEAERPVSLVSTLSSVSSRDSHSLYGSTSALPSTPPPPSGTDIDLELSPAEGAREQPQTKMQGLSQGGTRDQWLDHSQTRSQCNNNATTNRRTNAPQAHTAPFATEAMSPNPKLSYVDRVVMEIIETERMYVRDLRSIVEDYLAHIIDMDNLPIRPDQVSSLFGNIEDIYEFNSELLQSLDMCENDPVAVASCFVDKSDAFEIYTQYCTNYPNSVGTLTDCMRSKTLAKFFRDRQAFLKRSLPLGSYLLKPVQRILKYHLLLQEIAKHFDPEEEGYEVVQEAIDTMTGVAWYINDMKRKHEHAVRLQEIQSLLINWKGPDLTTYGELVLEGTFQVQRAKNTRMLFLFDKMLLITKKRGEHYVYKTHILCSTLMLLDSAKDPLHFSVIHFKHPKQPHTVQAKTVEEKRLWAHHIKKLILENHHTIVPQKVKEAILEMDSLYPGSGKYRYSPERLKKAGSCRAEDFSAEGRPGRRTSEPGKQIVRTTKAILKDEEHHEVLVKKGPKGERMETSAQEISELATEETFTDQVYVEEVPPQSSAPTVVVMEQSEANPPLYTEPDASPTLPPRQPETSQTLEPERGIWGGGVEEAGGEEEESDCSVQQDEMNSSVTNGVCSEFGAAVGTETSRILPASVLDQGSVITEHFVGSLVVSEDLCSLGCPSPQLGSKSSSTPCLNTELEEEVQTLVNSTPEHPLLLKGNTSTPAPRPDHLMEVERRSTLSKQDRILIHKIRRYYEHAEHQDASFSIKRRESLSYIPAGLVRHLSRQLNSKPQDQAVPGHRKVSPNNRPTSWSVFDLPGLEKEQRTNNTPVLEPQKAADVKPRSQSVNDAPVGDEDEFFRPSLDMVQVWQDIEMEEVYGSLGKPNGIQGTEDIVHPRSHLSRKGGTSSESPEAEYIEPLRILEESDMGAVSEESPSPITTSPDPFSGQESCQNKTPKSWERGTVSRAPLPRIISLRSGVEEDLILQDMEKTKNKVFQLARQYSQRIKKSRPVVRQRNMEAENHLALKNLPAVYEEKVQRRDWGRPNLTLSLKSYEQVVVHERRTPSPVPSFNSGASSRVTSPCPNSPHNPVQTQSFHWPDVQELRSKYTNHRLDPGSSHPSPVSHSCSVPERMQSCTEGFSTSWSPDGYSSSCNCSTDTNSGLTDSLETMSSMDHQGGDSVGEAQPRLCRWHSFDHLLGTLPLQELQNLQETMRSCYMAGQATLPNEHKVIIVERVAGDGPEETGGKTRVEEQGAKGKTKLKISKSLDYQYCAKRSALTSDKKIESSLVKKLRAKFQNLGSNTVNATPI